In one Diabrotica virgifera virgifera chromosome 7, PGI_DIABVI_V3a genomic region, the following are encoded:
- the LOC126887654 gene encoding zinc finger protein 879-like gives MEIMKTQLECSTEHQINANTEETSSKNSICECKICFKQFKHAGSLKRHIKTHTAEKLYKCKICKKQFSQKHHLKNHLRLHTGETPYKCEICCQKFTRADVLKSHLIVHTGKTPYKCEICLKQFKQAHGLKGHLRLHTGEKPYKCEICFKQFTYKSSFDEHTKVHTGETPNECEICLKQFARVHELKRHLRVHTGETPFKCEICFKQFTYKSSLDEHMKVHIGDTAYKCEICFKQFTRKSNLKVHLRVHTGETPYKCEICFKQFTYKSSLDVHAKFHTGKTSYECETCFKQLTTKSKLQTHLRVHTAETPYKCEICFKQ, from the coding sequence ATGGAAATCATGAAAACTCAACTTGAATGCTCTACAGAACATCAAATAAATGCAAACACTGAAGAAACATCATCAAAAAATTCTATTTGTgaatgtaaaatttgttttaagcaatttaaacaTGCAGGTTCTTTGAAACGACATATAAAGACGCACACAGCAGAAAAGCTTTACAAGTGCAAAATTTGTAAGAAGCAGTTTTCTCAGAAACAtcatttaaagaatcatttaagattgcacactggagaaacgccttataagtgtgaaatttgttgtcAAAAATTCACTCGAGCAGACGTTTTGAAAAGTCATTTGATAGTGCACACTGGAAAAActccttacaagtgtgaaatttgtcttaaaCAGTTTAAACAAGCACATGGTTTGAAAGGTCATTTGAgattacacactggagaaaagccttacaagtgtgaaatttgtttcaaacaGTTCACTTATAAAAGTTCTTTTGATGAACATACgaaagttcacactggagaaacgcctaacgagtgtgaaatttgtttaaagcaatttGCTCGAGTACACGAGTTGAAAcgtcatttgagagtgcacactggagaaacacctttcaagtgtgaaatttgtttcaaacaGTTCACTTATAAAAGTTCTTTGGATGAACATATGAAAGTTCACATTGGAGACACggcttataagtgtgaaatttgttttaagcagtttactagaaaaagtaatttaaaagtacatttgagagtgcacactggagaaacgccttacaagtgtgaaatttgttttaaacagttcaCTTATAAAAGTTCTTTGGATGTACATGCGAAATTTCACACTGGAAAAACGAGTTATGAGTGTGAAACATGTTTTAAACAGCTTACTACAAAAAGTAAACTACAAACacatttaagagtgcacactgcagaaacaccttacaagtgtgaaatttgttttaagcag